CCGTAAAATCGTCCGGCCGTCCGTAAGCGCGGCCATAACCAAAGCCCGGTTAGAAAAACTTTTGGAACCGGGCATTATAATTGATTTATTGATTAATTTTTTCAAGGGTTGGATTTTGTATGGCCGCATTTTACAATGTAATAGCTGTATTATAATGGCCTGCAGTGAAGTATTGCTGTACCCGCGCCATGCTTATTGAGATTAACTTATGTAGCCTTTTTTTACCAATAGTTCGGCGTTTAAAATTCCTCCTCCGGCGGCGCCGCGAACCGTGTTATGGCTTATAGCGGCGAATTTATAATCAAAAATTTTGCATTTTCGGAGGCGTCCGATGGTTACGGCCATGCCTTTCTCCGCGTCCCGGTCTTTTCTCGGCTGGGGCCGGTTGTCTTCCCGGCGGTAGATGATTGGCCGCAAAGGCGCGAAAGGGAGTTCTAATTCCTGCGGAAGGGCTCTGAATTTTTGCCAGATTTTTATTATTTCTTCACGCTTGGGCTTCTTGCCGTTAAACTTAAAACTGACGCAGGCCAGATGTCCGTCCGCTACCGGCACTCGGTTGCAATGGGCGGAAATTTTCAAAAAGTTGGTATTGGCGAATTTTCCTTTTTTAATGGAGCCTAATATTTTCAAAGGCTCTTCTTCGGTTTTATCTTCCTCGCCCGCTATAAAGGGAACGACATTGCCGATCATGTCTAGTGACGGGACGCCCGGATAACCGGCGCCGGAAACAGCCTGCAGGGTGGCAATAAAGATTTTTTCTATGCGGTAGCCCGCCTGAATTATTGCGAAAATCGGAGTAATATAGCTTTGCAAACTGCAATTGGGCTTGGTAACGATAAACCCTTTTTTCCAGCCCCGGTTTATTTTCTGGACCGGAATTATTTCAAGATGCCGGTGATTTATTTCCGGGATGAGCATCGGAACGTCTTCGGTCCAGCGGTTGGCCGAGGCGTTCGATACGACCGGAATTCCGGCGGCCGCGTATTTCTCCTCCATTTTTTTAATAAGATTTTTATCCGGCAGTTCAAAGGCCGAGAAAACAAAATCACAGCGCTTTTTTGCCGCCTTGATATTGGCAACATCCGCGACAATCAAGGATTTTACGTTTTCAGGGATCGGGACAGGCATTTGCCAGCGGCCTGCCACCGATCTTTCATAGCTAACGCCGGCGGAATTAGCCGAAGCCGCGACGTGAGTTACCGTAAACCAGGGGTGGTTGCGAAGCAGTTTTATGTAATTTTGGCCTACCATGCCGGTAGCCCCGAGAATCCCGACTTTGAATTTTTTCATAAACGAAATAACCGAGCCCCGCCAGCTCGCTGGCAGGACAGGCAAAGGGCATAAAAATGCCTTAATATTTTATTTTATGAATTCTTTGTGCAGGGCCCGGACCATTTTTTCCATTTCTTCGGTTTTTACGACCGCTTCCAGCCGGACGCAATTTTTGTAAGGAAAAGCGCCGAGCTCGGTATAGGGGCAAAGACGGATCAGGATGTCATTAAAACGGTTTACGTCTTTCCAATCAAGATTGCCGATTAAGATCACCATGTTAACCGGCGATACTTCCAGTTTTTTTACTTGCTTTTTTAGCTCGGCAATCATCTCTTCAAAGCCGTTGCCGTTATTTTCCGCCACTAAAATGAGCTTGTCCCGGGTGTTTCTGGTTATGTCCAAATTTACTTTATGGCTGGTCAAAATCCGCGTTACATTGGCCAGGTAGCCGTAATTATTCATCCGGTCATCGGTAATAATTAAGAGGGATAAGTTTTTTTTGAAGCTGACGATTTTCGCGCCCTTAACGCTTTTAATATAGGGCCCGACTTGGGTTTTTTTAGCCGGGTCGATAATCGCCGCCACCTCGGCCGGAGTCTTAAACATTTTTACGTATTGGATGGCCTTGTCATGGATAACCTTGCCGGATTCGGCCGCTTCAGCATAGCTTATGAATGGAACGGTTATCGCGTCTTTGGCGATTTTTGGATCAGCGGATAAAACTCCCTCCACGTCTTTCCATAAAATAATTTTTTCCGCTTTTAAGGCCGCCCCGAGGAAGCAGGCGGTCGTATCGGTTCCGCCCCGGCCTAAAGTAGTTGTATTGCCCTCCAAAGTTTCTCCGCAAAATCCAGGGATAACCGGAATTTCTTTGATTTTCAAAATTGTTTTTCGGGCGGATTTGGCCGAAAGATCATAATTGATGTTGGCATTTTTAAAACAATCGTCGGTGATGATGGGGATTTCTTCGGCAAACACCGCCCGGGCGGAAAACCCCCGCGACTTAAGATAATAGGAAAAGCAGACGCTCGCCAGCTTTTCGCCATAAGCCGTAATTTTATCGTCAAAAATTGGCAAGAATCCGAAGCGGAGAAGGGTGACGAGATCATTTTCGAGCTCACCGAAAACCCGATCCAGGGGCGCTTTGGCGTTTTTTCTCCAGTCCCGGGAAACGCAAACTTCTTCCAAAAGCTTCATGTGCTTTTCGTTCAAGCTATTGACGAAAGGTTTTATCAGGCTGTCGATATATTTTTCGCTCGCTCCGCCCAGTCTTTGATTCCTTCTTATTTTTTCTTTGATATGCCCAAGAAATAAAATAATCTCGTCAGTTACTCCTTTTAGCGCTGAAACCACTACAATCGGCCGGTAGCCGGCTTTTAGCTGTTCGGAAATCCTTTTTTCGGTATAGGGGATAAGTTTTTTTATCATTATCCCTCCGCCGAATTTATTGACGATGATTTTAGTCCCGGATTTTGGCATAATTTATTTTTCCAAAAATTATTATTGGCGCGATTTAATCTTATTTTTCGGTTATGGTTTCTTTGATTTTTTGGCCAAAGTGGCGGCCCATCTCTTCTTCCTGGATAAAAGCCAAAACCCGGTCGCCCGGCTTTAGCTTGGTTACGGAAACAG
This sequence is a window from Patescibacteria group bacterium. Protein-coding genes within it:
- the asd gene encoding aspartate-semialdehyde dehydrogenase, which codes for MKKFKVGILGATGMVGQNYIKLLRNHPWFTVTHVAASANSAGVSYERSVAGRWQMPVPIPENVKSLIVADVANIKAAKKRCDFVFSAFELPDKNLIKKMEEKYAAAGIPVVSNASANRWTEDVPMLIPEINHRHLEIIPVQKINRGWKKGFIVTKPNCSLQSYITPIFAIIQAGYRIEKIFIATLQAVSGAGYPGVPSLDMIGNVVPFIAGEEDKTEEEPLKILGSIKKGKFANTNFLKISAHCNRVPVADGHLACVSFKFNGKKPKREEIIKIWQKFRALPQELELPFAPLRPIIYRREDNRPQPRKDRDAEKGMAVTIGRLRKCKIFDYKFAAISHNTVRGAAGGGILNAELLVKKGYIS
- a CDS encoding aspartate kinase, with the translated sequence MPKSGTKIIVNKFGGGIMIKKLIPYTEKRISEQLKAGYRPIVVVSALKGVTDEIILFLGHIKEKIRRNQRLGGASEKYIDSLIKPFVNSLNEKHMKLLEEVCVSRDWRKNAKAPLDRVFGELENDLVTLLRFGFLPIFDDKITAYGEKLASVCFSYYLKSRGFSARAVFAEEIPIITDDCFKNANINYDLSAKSARKTILKIKEIPVIPGFCGETLEGNTTTLGRGGTDTTACFLGAALKAEKIILWKDVEGVLSADPKIAKDAITVPFISYAEAAESGKVIHDKAIQYVKMFKTPAEVAAIIDPAKKTQVGPYIKSVKGAKIVSFKKNLSLLIITDDRMNNYGYLANVTRILTSHKVNLDITRNTRDKLILVAENNGNGFEEMIAELKKQVKKLEVSPVNMVILIGNLDWKDVNRFNDILIRLCPYTELGAFPYKNCVRLEAVVKTEEMEKMVRALHKEFIK